The following coding sequences lie in one Haemorhous mexicanus isolate bHaeMex1 chromosome W, bHaeMex1.pri, whole genome shotgun sequence genomic window:
- the LOC132341469 gene encoding uncharacterized protein LOC132341469, whose amino-acid sequence MSCSANFVSTTPSAVAISAGAVPETCPRGGTRGTSEKSSQIIGSTSDAGGKLGAASELQAAPISRRRGRAVMMQDPEVETRRFVRIAERMQAQAGQGLHAQTGSVDTASTEEERESETDTREETSEVERDRDSDVSVGETRSISEGAHARKVWTKRSRGQVRSPVTSRAKRGRAQSSTSRGSTPSPVPAPLISILVVQTSPIPERRSRIQPPLLAHSKFVQTWFQQSQILHSAETAEELIEFVMSSRSPKQMTAPPCGGMTAAQDISDLVSRATAPSRGQTATMHQFFPTTYKKKTTSKKTTQQMNYPSTSESYEFKDTSHEAQLQGENMIQITRSKRIPA is encoded by the coding sequence ATGAGTTGTAGTGCGAATTTTGTGAGCACGACACCGAGCGCAGTGGCAATCTCGGCTGGCGCGGTGCCGGAGACATGCCCGAGAGGGGGGACTCGTGGGACATCCGAGAAGAGCTCTCAAATCATAGGGTCCACATCAGATGCTGGCGGTAAGCTTGGAGCAGCTTCAGAGCTCCAAGCGGCACCCATAAGTAGACGCAGAGGACGCGCAGTGATGATGCAGGACCCAGAAGTCGAGACGCGGCGATTTGTCCGGATCGCGGAGCGAATGCAGGCACAGGCGGGGCAAGGGCTGCACGCACAGACAGGGAGCGTGGATACAGCGTCAacagaggaagagagggagTCAGAAACAGACACTAGGGAAGAGACATCAGAGGTGGAACGAGACAGAGACAGTGACGTCAGTGTAGGAGAGACAAGAAGCATTTCCGAGGGTGCGCACGCGCGGAAAGTGTGGACAAAGCGCAGTCGGGGGCAAGTCCGATCCCCTGTGACGTCTCGGGCGAAGAGGGGCCGTGCTCAGAGTTCCACATCCCGGGGCTCCACCCCCTCTCCGGTTCCGGCCCCCTTGATCTCAATCCTTGTGGTTCAAACCTCTCCCATCCCAGAGAGGCGTTCACGTATTCAGCCTCCATTGTTAGCTCATTCAAAATTCGTGCAAACTTGGTTCCAACAATCACAAATTCTGCACTCAGCCGAAACAGCTGAAGAGCTGATTGAGTTCGTGATGTCATCACGGTCGCCCAAGCAGATGACAGCACCACCCTGTGGGGGGATGACCGCAGCGCAAGACATATCAGACCTGGTCAGCAGAGCCACAGCGCCATCTCGTGGCCAGACTGCAACAATGCACCAGTTTTTTCCAACCacatataaaaagaaaaccacatcaaagaaaacaacacaACAAATGAATTATCCATCGACTTCAGAATCTTATGAATTTAAAGACACATCACATGAAGCACAACTACAAGGAGAAAACATGATACAAATCACAAGATCGAAAAGAATTCCGGCATAG